The following coding sequences lie in one Metopolophium dirhodum isolate CAU chromosome 5, ASM1992520v1, whole genome shotgun sequence genomic window:
- the LOC132944096 gene encoding UDP-glucosyltransferase 2-like isoform X3, translated as MVTLKMSNVVSLSLFLWLSVDLRTMPVGEAARILAVETVAGKSHWYFMSSLLRSLTDAGHTVIVFTPFPDGDRVNYTEVDTSRDFPMKLDMDVMKTMRDYSDPFKLTNLMSKQARYYCDAVYGNQKLADVMAPRTRDRYDLLLIEPLGFDCVSYLADALGLPVIYSIPSPMITFAERLFTGEVSNPASVSNMLASHAVPGTFVQRFTNTALLTYSMVKTKYDQLVTLYTNPRPYDLAPTVNPSIIFQNGHYISESSRPVTPNVIYVGGIHLKPTKTIPKDILDFIEDSPQGVIFFTFGSTIKVSSLPGHIEQSFKEALANVPQRVLWKYEGEMKDKPKNVMTRKWFPQRDILLHPKVKLFISHGGMSGVYEAVDGGVPVLGFPVFYDQPRNIENLVLNGMAISMDLLSTTKEKLSNAISELINDEKYAKNAKIASNIFKDRPITPQQSVVYWTEYVIRHKGAPHLKSHALNLTWYQYLLLDIIAVALIFVLLITFVVFKVFKCIKTFTKDKVKTQ; from the exons atgGTGACCCTAAAAATGTCGAACGTGGTCTCGCTGTCGTTGTTTCTGTGGTTGTCGGTTGACCTGCGGACGATGCCGGTCGGGGAGGCTGCCCGAATACTGGCCGTCGAAACAGTGGCGGGCAAGAGCCACTGGTACTTCATGAGCTCGTTGCTCAGGTCGCTGACGGACGCCGGACACACGGTGATCGTTTTCACGCCATTTCCGGACGGCGACCGGGTCAACTACACGGAGGTGGATACGTCCCGCGACTTCCCAATGAAGCTTGATATGGATGTGATGAAGACGATGCGGGACTACAGTGATCCGTTCAAGTTAACGAATCTCATGTCCAAACAGGCTCGATACTACTGCGACGCGGTCTACGGTAACCAGAAGCTGGCTGACGTAATGGCTCCCCGGACACGCGACCGATACGACCTGCTCTTAATCGAGCCGCTGGGCTTCGACTGCGTGTCGTATCTGGCCGACGCACTCGGTCTGCCTGTGATCTACTCGATCCCGTCGCCGATGATCACCTTCGCCGAGCGTCTGTTTACCGGCGAGGTGTCCAACCCGGCTTCCGTGTCCAACATGTTGGCCAGCCATGCCGTGCCCGGCACATTCGTCCAGAGGTTCACCAACACGGCGCTACTGACGTACAGTATGGTCAAGACTAAGTACGACCAGCTGGTCACCTTGTACACGAACCCGAGACCGTACGACCTGGCGCCGACCGTCAATCCGTCCATAATTTTCCAGAACGGTCATTACATCAGCGAGTCTTCGAGACCGGTTACGCCGAATGTTATCTACGTGGGTGGCATACACTTAAAACCCACCAAAACCATACCAAAG GACATATTAGATTTTATCGAAGATTCACCCCAAGGAGTGATTTTCTTCACATTCGGCTCCACAATTAAAGTGTCATCGTTGCCGGGACATATTGAACAGTCGTTTAAAGAAGCGTTGGCCAACGTTCCTCAGAGAGTTTTGTGGAAATACGAAGGTGAAATGAAAGACAAACCGAAAAACGTGATGACGAGAAAATGGTTCCCTCAACGAGATATACTAT taCATCCCAAAGTGAAACTGTTCATCAGTCACGGAGGTATGTCCGGAGTGTACGAAGCTGTGGATGGCGGTGTTCCCGTACTGGGATTTCCAGTGTTTTACGACCAGCCGAGAAACATTGAAAATTTGGTCCTTAATGGAATGGCGATATCCATGGACCTGTTGTCGACGACCAAAGAAAAACTTTCTAATGCCATTTCGGAACTCATCAATGACGAAAA ATACGCAAAAAATGCTAAAATTGCTTCCAACATTTTCAAAGACCGGCCGATTACACCGCAACAGTCGGTCGTTTATTGGACGGAGTATGTAATCCGTCACAAAGGCGCGCCACATTTGAAATCTCACGCTCTGAACCTGACTTGGTATCAATACCTCTTGTTAGATATAATTGCCGTAGcgttgatttttgttttgttaatcaCATTTGTTGTCTTTAaggtttttaaatgtataaaaactttTACAAAAGATAAAGTTAAGACTCAGTGA
- the LOC132944096 gene encoding UDP-glucosyltransferase 2-like isoform X1 has protein sequence MDCARNGTYILLILYLLSIREYRNTSGPYSGTYRINCTKKKIPMVTLKMSNVVSLSLFLWLSVDLRTMPVGEAARILAVETVAGKSHWYFMSSLLRSLTDAGHTVIVFTPFPDGDRVNYTEVDTSRDFPMKLDMDVMKTMRDYSDPFKLTNLMSKQARYYCDAVYGNQKLADVMAPRTRDRYDLLLIEPLGFDCVSYLADALGLPVIYSIPSPMITFAERLFTGEVSNPASVSNMLASHAVPGTFVQRFTNTALLTYSMVKTKYDQLVTLYTNPRPYDLAPTVNPSIIFQNGHYISESSRPVTPNVIYVGGIHLKPTKTIPKDILDFIEDSPQGVIFFTFGSTIKVSSLPGHIEQSFKEALANVPQRVLWKYEGEMKDKPKNVMTRKWFPQRDILLHPKVKLFISHGGMSGVYEAVDGGVPVLGFPVFYDQPRNIENLVLNGMAISMDLLSTTKEKLSNAISELINDEKYAKNAKIASNIFKDRPITPQQSVVYWTEYVIRHKGAPHLKSHALNLTWYQYLLLDIIAVALIFVLLITFVVFKVFKCIKTFTKDKVKTQ, from the exons atggactgcGCCAGGAATGGTAcatatatactacttatattatacctattgtccATACGCGAATACCGTAACACAAGCGGACCGTACAGTGGCACTTACCGTATTAActgcaccaaaaaaaaaattcctatgGTGACCCTAAAAATGTCGAACGTGGTCTCGCTGTCGTTGTTTCTGTGGTTGTCGGTTGACCTGCGGACGATGCCGGTCGGGGAGGCTGCCCGAATACTGGCCGTCGAAACAGTGGCGGGCAAGAGCCACTGGTACTTCATGAGCTCGTTGCTCAGGTCGCTGACGGACGCCGGACACACGGTGATCGTTTTCACGCCATTTCCGGACGGCGACCGGGTCAACTACACGGAGGTGGATACGTCCCGCGACTTCCCAATGAAGCTTGATATGGATGTGATGAAGACGATGCGGGACTACAGTGATCCGTTCAAGTTAACGAATCTCATGTCCAAACAGGCTCGATACTACTGCGACGCGGTCTACGGTAACCAGAAGCTGGCTGACGTAATGGCTCCCCGGACACGCGACCGATACGACCTGCTCTTAATCGAGCCGCTGGGCTTCGACTGCGTGTCGTATCTGGCCGACGCACTCGGTCTGCCTGTGATCTACTCGATCCCGTCGCCGATGATCACCTTCGCCGAGCGTCTGTTTACCGGCGAGGTGTCCAACCCGGCTTCCGTGTCCAACATGTTGGCCAGCCATGCCGTGCCCGGCACATTCGTCCAGAGGTTCACCAACACGGCGCTACTGACGTACAGTATGGTCAAGACTAAGTACGACCAGCTGGTCACCTTGTACACGAACCCGAGACCGTACGACCTGGCGCCGACCGTCAATCCGTCCATAATTTTCCAGAACGGTCATTACATCAGCGAGTCTTCGAGACCGGTTACGCCGAATGTTATCTACGTGGGTGGCATACACTTAAAACCCACCAAAACCATACCAAAG GACATATTAGATTTTATCGAAGATTCACCCCAAGGAGTGATTTTCTTCACATTCGGCTCCACAATTAAAGTGTCATCGTTGCCGGGACATATTGAACAGTCGTTTAAAGAAGCGTTGGCCAACGTTCCTCAGAGAGTTTTGTGGAAATACGAAGGTGAAATGAAAGACAAACCGAAAAACGTGATGACGAGAAAATGGTTCCCTCAACGAGATATACTAT taCATCCCAAAGTGAAACTGTTCATCAGTCACGGAGGTATGTCCGGAGTGTACGAAGCTGTGGATGGCGGTGTTCCCGTACTGGGATTTCCAGTGTTTTACGACCAGCCGAGAAACATTGAAAATTTGGTCCTTAATGGAATGGCGATATCCATGGACCTGTTGTCGACGACCAAAGAAAAACTTTCTAATGCCATTTCGGAACTCATCAATGACGAAAA ATACGCAAAAAATGCTAAAATTGCTTCCAACATTTTCAAAGACCGGCCGATTACACCGCAACAGTCGGTCGTTTATTGGACGGAGTATGTAATCCGTCACAAAGGCGCGCCACATTTGAAATCTCACGCTCTGAACCTGACTTGGTATCAATACCTCTTGTTAGATATAATTGCCGTAGcgttgatttttgttttgttaatcaCATTTGTTGTCTTTAaggtttttaaatgtataaaaactttTACAAAAGATAAAGTTAAGACTCAGTGA